The genomic window ACGGGGATACTAATAAATAGAATAATCCTGGTAATAATTCAGCAGATCGACAAACTACGAAACCATGGCTGAATTATTTCATGTACTGTACAGTGCATCACCCAATATGTGCTCTTTTGGTGTAGAAAAAATCTCTGCTATATCTTTCATATAAATGACTTAAATGCAACACAGTAGAGTAACGGAAAAACCTTAAATTGATCCTCAAATTGTGAACTGAATAGCACCGTTGATGTAACCTTTGTAGTACATCTTAGAGTTGGTAGCTAGTGGTACAGAGGCTCGCGGTGACATACTCATGGATAAACAATGAGGTGAATCTGGGCACGGTTGTCCGTCCACGAGGCTCCTGTGCGCTCCATGATCATCTAATCTTGTGCTAATATACAAGAGCTGACTTTCAATGAAGCAATCATAGACGTATGTGCAGGAGTCCAACAAAATGACAATTGGCAAGCTGATGAACAAATACCTCAACTGAGGAACGTAGTGGACTGGAGTAGCAGTTGCAGGGAGCAGCCCCTCGCCTCGGCGGCTGCGTGTTCCTCGCCTTAATGGAGGGGTGCGGTGGTggcggcgtcgtcctcacctccggAGTCGTTTGCGGGCTGATCTGCAGAGACATGACGGGATATATGGCGAGAAGCGGAGGCGACAGGACGGGAGATCGGGCTGATGGCGGCGCAACCTAAGCAAGCCGGGGGTGTTCGGGGATCGTTCCATCCGGAGCAGGAGCAAGGCGTATGGCTGCGACATGGCGCGGGGCTTCCCTGCGTGTCGTGCTCCTAGACAGGGTAGGCCGCGGTCGCAGATAAGGAGGGTGCCCGAGCATCACGGTGCAATGAATAAAAACACTAATTGTGGAGGAGATCATGCAGACAAAATTAAAGCCTCTAAATAGGGCTAGTTTTAGGAAAACTGGATGAAAGGAAGGggctaaaacaaaacaaaaagggaGCGGGGCGGCGTACAATGGAACGGAGGGACAAGGCTGGACGAAAATGTGGGAAGAAACATTGACGTAAGATGAGAGAGGTAGTAGAGAAGGAAGGAGATGTATTGATTGAAAGAAGGAAGGAGATGTAAACCATGGTGATAGTCAAGGAAGGAATAATATTGATCACGGTTTCAAtgaaagaaggaaggagagatTGATCACCGTTTGTTTGAAAGAAGGAAGGTGATTGAATGAATTGATTGTCATGCATGAATTGATTGCGTTTGAAATAATTGTGTCTGGTTACCTTATGTGAAACGATTGCGTTTGGAATGATTGCCTCTGGTTACCTTATGTGATTAATTGCGTCTTGTTTGTCCGGCCAGAGGAAGAAAACCGTGAGGAAGAAAACCGGGACGGGGAAAAGAAAATCGGAGGGTGAGTGGGTTGTAGGAGAGGTGGGACTGGGACGGGGGAAAGAAAATCGGGGGTTGAGGGGTCGTACGGGAGGTTGGACGAAGCGGGGAacgtaagaggggaaacggaacACTACGTTTTTTTTAGATAGTAGAGAAAAGAACGCAACGAGGGAGCTTTATCTCACGTACTGCTGGATGGGCCAGTCCAATATGGTTCCGAGAAAAGATTTTAGGATGTTTCTATCACCGGTTTAGACCAGTTTTAGAAGCTTCTACacgttttttcttctgttttcctgTGTTTCTTCACTACTttttccgttcctaaatataagcccttttttagagattcaaatatggactacatacatatggagcaaaatgagtgaacctacactctaaaatatgtctatatacattcgtatgtagacCGCATTGACTAAATAGggttatatttagaaacagagggagtagttttctTTGATTTCTTTTCATTTATTTTCCATAACACATGTCCAATTTTATAATGCATATTGTACATTTTTTTTCTGCATGTCAATTTTTTTCTTAATACAtgttgaatatttttaaaatacatgatgtaCATTTATTCAGAAAAATATTTTGAATATTTATACATGTTAAACAAGtttcaaatacacattgaacagAAAATTTAATGGTCTGAAATAATTTTCTAAAAGTATGCAAAAAAGTTTTAAAATGTCAGAAACATAATTTTGAAATGACAGAACATTTATTAAAAATGTCTTAAACATTTTATTGAAAAGTTTGAACATTTAAAAAAAGGCACCCACAGTTTTCAAAAGTTGTGCGAAGAATGATTTTACACTGTGCTAAAAATTGCGCTATGTACACTTTTTAAAATTGAATTAACATAATATTTGAAATAATATGTATATTCAGAAAATTTCTAGATATAAACAAATAGGAAAAAGTTGTAAAAGAAACGTTGTGGCACACGTGTTGTACGTGTGCATTGACTTGGATTTAGCTGCGCACAGGAGGGTGAGCCACGAGCGCGCGAGTTCCTGACATTGTCGGGACGGGCCCATGTGATATGTGCTTCAGACAAGCGCTTCCTCCAACTCACTTTAACCGGGGGTATGCGCTTCCTTGAGACCTCCTGTTTGACACCGATTGGAACCAGGCGACACCTGAAGCGAGCGCCAAATGGGTAGGCCCAATTCAGATGATCTCCGCCTGAGCGATTTTTTATAACAACAGATAGTTGGATATTTTTCTCTTTGATTCTTCCCTCTCGGTATTTTCTCAAAAATAATATTCAATGCGTGTTTTTAAAAAGTTTTGCGTGTATTATAAATGTTTAGTATATATAGAAAAAAAAGTTCACTTTACATTACAAAAGAGTTCACTTTGTATAAAAATGTTTAGTATATATAACAAAGTATTAACATATATTTCAAAATAGTTCAGTCTACAATAAAAAATCATTTGTATTAAAATTTGTTCATCGAACAAATAAACGGAATTGGTATAAATATGAATTCAGTTTCTTTTATGTTTGGCATGAACGTAGGAACTACCATTCAATGGCAACTACAAATCTAGGCGCACGAGATGACATGACATTCATGCCCGAGGCATTCGCCCGCTGCATAGTCAAGCATGAGCGTCTGGCTTTCCCCGATCGATCACATGTTCATATCAACTAGATGACCGGTTGTGCCAGTGGCGCAAAGGCCAAGAGTAAGCCATGTATTAAAAGAGTGTACATTAATATTATTCGGGCACATGTTGAAACAtatgaaaaaaatgttcacatactATAAGTACAAGCGATGCAATACCCATATAATGTTCAAGGACATATCAGTATTAACAGAACCGTTAATTAGTCAGACACAAATCCATACCCGAGAAGCACATTGCACATGGTTGAAACTTTTAAGCCTCACATTCCCAAGCAATCTTAAGGAGGGCCAACAGAATTGAAATCACTGATGCAAAGTATCAGCAGTTCGTAATATGTATACACATAACTTCTTTATTGTAGTCATATGATGATGAAATCAGTACATAAATCAGCACCAAGGATAGCCGATCAGACTACCAAACAATCTGCATCCCACTGAACAACACTATTATGCAGGACTCATTTTAAAAGGCCCTCAGTTCTAATTTCTATAAGAGCTTGAAGCTTTGGAGCCAAGGCTATGAACCTTCAAATCCAACCAAACATCTTACCATGCAAACACGGTAAAATGGGAAAGAAAGACTCTAAATGCAACACACCAAAAGCGAAAGAAAATGTTGAATGACCTGGGCGTGAGGAGTTGTGCCGGTGACCTGGCGACGCCGAGCAGCGCGTGGATGTGGACCAGCCTGATGACGGTGGTGGCGGCGTCCTCCTCATCGACCTTCAACAGCTCGCCAGAGTCTGCAATGCTCATACTTTGCATCGAATAAACCCATCTCACTAAGAACGGGAATGAGCATCGCCTTTGGCATGCTCTGCCTTTGGCATGATCTTGGTAGCATCCGCTTCCTACAATAGAACATGCAAAGAGAACATAATGAGGATAATATTATGCATCCACGACTCTGCACAAAAAACTCAGCAAGGAAGCAGCTTTTATTACTCTACCTCCAGTTCTCTAGCTTTCAATATTAAAGGAAAAAAGCAATTCCCATTAATTGTATACCACATAGCTAAACCCCATATTACAATACACAAAACAGAGCAAAACCTCTTCATAATTCAATTAAAATGAGGCCATATGCATCATGATTAAAGTTGCTCCCTGTATTGTATATACAACCATGATTCAAAGTGCTCCTTGTACTGTATATACAACTATATCATTTATAGGCCATGCATATACAACTTAAGAAAACATAAATACAGAGCTGCATATGCATCTGCATATAACAAAGCAGGTAATCAAATCTACAAATATTACAATAGCAATTGTGGCAGCAAAAAAAGTGTAATTGGACATCACCATTTAACAATTAAGGCTATAAAATAAAAGATGATTGTGCAGATAGCAAAGAAAGATTCAACATTATTGTGTCACTGACAAATGTTTCAGGTAGCAGCAAATCAACATATCTGTTGCTAATAGAAACAGAATCCGGATCTCCTTTAGGGAGGAGCACATATAGAGAAGAACAGGTAGCAGCAAATCAACATATCTGTTGCTAATAGAAACAGAATCCGGATCTCCTTTAGGGAGGAGCACATATAGagaagagaaggaggaggtgtTCGTCACCAGATGATCATTTTGCTCGGAGACAAAGATGAGGAACTGGACCCAGCCGATAGGTCGTTCTTGGTTTCCATGTCTAGTTGGGTTAATTCAGAATCTGTTTAGATCTTTTCTACACTACCGCCATGTTGTGCTATAAGCCAAAACCAGATAACCAGGTCAAAATCCTAGCTGGTGACTTTAACGTTCTGCAAATTAGGTCCAAATAGCATGAATAAGAAAATGCCTAACCAGGTCAAAAAGCCAAATTCGGTCCAAATAGCATGAATCCACAAGCACCATGCATATCCACTTTGAACAATGGGGTAACCTGATCAAACAAACTGCAGGGAAGGGCTTACAATCTGGCCTGATTGGTGTCACCAGAAAAATTACTAAGTAATCCTTCGATTCGTCAAGGCGGTGAAGTGGTACAGTCTCAGTTGAGCCAGTCATCTCCAGATCAACAACCTGACAAAAAGTTGACGCCCATTTTTCAAAACCGTGACAAGTTATGTGGCATGATCTATGTTGAGGATAGTTTCAATTTCTAATCCAACTGTACGGAGATACCTATGCAAATCATACTTCTTAGAAAGGCATACGATTCACAAAAATATGCAAACTACCATGAGAAATAAGTGATATATTCCTCATATCTCTGGTCAAGCCATTGTGGCCAAAAAAATGCAGGTCGGAAACAAAAATAATAAATCTTGCATGTTTGTCAACAAACACCTTTCAAAATTCCGAGATCACATATACGACATATCTACCGGACCCTTGATCAAAGTAAAATTCCTTATTACCTTAGCTATTATTCAATGGTGCGGTGGACAATTATGAAACACAAGCACATTGCATACCTAACAAGCATAAACCAAACCGTGGATAATAAGCGCATAAATCCACTTTTCAACGCTACATCTTATCATTTTCTATTTGGTAAAAAATATCCTATTTGTAATTAGTCAGTTTGTGCTTGTCTCAAAATTATCGAAACATGATATATGCAATGGAAAATGATATGTTTTAACAAGGCCCTCCTGGAAGCGTGTGCTATATAACCGATGTGTCTATGTTGAGCATACCTCAATTTGGTCCTGCAGCACCCACTTTGATGTAGTCTACAGCAATACGCAGCATGTCTGAAGTATTTGTTTGCTGCATATTCAAGAAGAAACTTATTAATATGTCTGTATTGCACGACTTCTCCTAGAGAATAGCTGAACAAATGCGATTCTGAAATCTGAAGTAACTAAGGTCTGAGTCATCAACAACTACAAAGGTTCTGAATTTCCGTGGGCAACACTTCCCACTTTTGATTAGATCGTCAGTTTTAGTACTTTAGTAGTTAGTTTATATCGCTAAATATGTAGGCATGTAGTCGTCAGTTTTAGTACTTTAGAGAATACGATCTTCTGCAATTCATGGTGAAAATCTCGTCTCTATGTGGTGACAGAATTGACAGTGTGCATCAATTCAACTGATTTAGTTACCTTGTCCATGTTGGGCACGAGGTGTTGCAGCCTCCTTAGCAGCCTCTTGCTAATCCTTGTTCTTCTTTCCTAAACAGCATAAGCAAGAAAAATATTCAGTATAAACATATGGCACGAAGACGAACACCAAAAATGCTGCACGAAACTAACTGAAGAAAATATATGAGGGAGTAGAACATTTAATGTATGACCTACTAAGTAAACCTATAAAAATAAAGCCAAGGTGCCGATGGCAGATATACCACCATGGTCACATGAGGGAGTAGAGAAAGAAACCTCACAAAAGTGCCGTTCCTTCATACTTAAGGTCAATTTCTAGCTTCGTCTTTGTACTGCATATGAGGGAGTAGAGAAACAAAACTTACAAAAGTGACGTTCCTTCAGACTTAAGATCAATTTCTAGCCTCGTCTTTGTACTGCATATGAAACTCGAGTGGTGCTTTGGCTGTGGACCCTGCAACATCAAGTAGTATGTGAACAAATTAAGTGATCGGATctaaaaatcatcatgaaaaaaAAAATCTGAGCACCAACATGCTCGAGCTACAGAAACAAAATTCTTCACCAACAATGGTTGATCTATAAAGAAATTAGCTCCAATCTGACATCGATCAATTTGATGAGAATATCGACTATATTAAAGCTAAACTATTCAAAAGATAAATTTACACAGTCTATATACGAAGCGTGAGGTCAACCAACAAAAAAATGGAAGGCAGCCAGTACCTAACCCTTGACAAGTGGAAACAAATGAACAAACCCTGGTACTGTGTATAGTTTGTTAGCACAAGTTCATAAAAAATTAGCACTGAGCTTTTTTATATATACCAAAATAAGTGAACAGTATAGTTTGTTAATAGCTTGGTACTGTGTACAGTATAGTCTGTTCCAGGTACAGAGCACAGTTTGTTAGCTAGTTTGATAACCCAGGTACAGCGCTCAGTCTCCTTACAGTTAGTCATGAGAAAACTGCTGATTTCTTTGTCTGCTTATGGCTGAATCCTAGGAGGGAAACGCTAAAGAAATTGGTAGTGACTTTGGAATCAGTGACAATTTTTCTGAAAAATAAACATTTTCTTAAATGACAAATATATGATATATGTTATTAAGtttttttaaatacacaatgaatATTTTAAAGACACAACACTTTCACAGCTAGGGGGTCAAGAAACAGACTGAACTCCACATATACATTAGATGAAACAGTGAACACATTGCCGTCTGAATCATTTTCATCTTTGATATGGCCTCAAACAACATATACACTACGCAGAAGAGAGGAACATGCAATTCAATATTAACAAATCATAGTTGAATGCATGCGGTTCATACTTCATACTGCATGAAACCAAAATATACAGAACAACTGACCTTTATCACAAAACTTGCATTCCTGTCAGAGAGCACAATAGTGACCAAATTTATAAGAGGTACATTGGTACTTCAGTTTTGCTCTTTACTTGGATCAATTCACTTGGATCAATTTGCTCTTTAACAAACTGCCAAACTTCAAAAGCCAATGGTTGCCAGGTTCCGGATTATCAGTATTTATAGGAGCACCATGTTCTACTGAATTTTCAGCATTGTACCTAAGAATCAAGATAACAAAGTTGTAAATATTCAGGCCACGTGCATTATTCAGATGCGGCTCATTTGGTGGAAGGATACCTTCTAGAACTTCTGGGCAAAGACCGGGCTAGTCCATACAGAGTGTCGGAGTCGAGAAGCCAACCACTGCCACAAAGTTTGGTGAAATCAAAGGAAGAAGAATCCAGCGAAACAACACACTTTTTCTTAGTTCTTCCTTCCTGCCAGCACACAAACAGGGTGCAATCGCAAAGCCCAACCTCATGTAGCTTGTCAACACATTATTCTGCGTCCATTCATTCAAGGGGAGGCAAGTTGAGAGAGCAAAACACAGTGCAGAAGCTCGTACTTGCGGAGCAGCAGCACCATCCCAACCAAACCATCACCTCGCGCGTCTTGAGCTTGAGGCATGAAACGGAAACATGAGCACAACAAAATTAACCAATGCAATGCGTACAAATGGGGCACCCAACCCTGCTGCTGCTCATCTCTGTTTATTCAGACCGGCCTAACTCTATCTTGAGCATTGCCGCTGCTGAACCTGCACATGAAAAAGCAGACAAATATTGTTATTCTTGTGCTGCCTAATGCCAATAGATCCGACCAATCTACAACTTAGTGtgtaaattatgaaaaaaatacaggGAATGATGGGGGCAGAAGGTTGCAACCGGCCTGGAGATGGACACCATGCCACCACTGAAACTGAGTGTAGGAATCAACTGCAACCCAAACACTATGTGCACaattagaagaaaaaaaaggaagtatGAGCTCAGTTCACCATGGGAAGATGAGGAAAGGAGGAAGAAAGAGCTCACGGCTGTGTTGCATCTCTCCTCCATGAACTGGCAACCGTCCTTGACCACTCCCCCTCTGCACGCAGCCACCGGGGTGGGGACCCTGCTGCCCTCACTGCAGCAACCGCTCCTCAACCTGCAGCCGATCTGGAATCATGGCGTGCGGCATCGGATGGTGGCGACCCTGAAGATGGAGAGCTCAGGAAGGTCGATGGAGAGGGAGGGTGGAGGCCATGGCAGAGGCAAGGACGCCGGGGAGGGGGCAGGGAAAAGGGGGGCGCGAGAGAAGCGGCGGGGGCGAGGCACGACCTCCGTCGCGCCACCATGACCACGGCCTTctcctcctcacgcatctgccCCTACCACCATGACTCTCTCCGTACCCGGATCTCGTGGAGGATGCATCTGGAGAGGGACACCGGCTGGGGGGGAGCGGCCGGCGAGGCTCTGGCCCGGGTCAGAGAGGGAAGCAGGGACGACGTCgagggaagaggagaggaggagacgagcgggaagaggaggggcggcgtgggggagaggaggggacgAGCGGGGAGAGAGGAGGCGGTTGAGGGGGAGGCGAATgggacgggaggcggcggcgagggtttCTCCACGGCAGCGTTTCTGATTTATACCCTGCACATGAAAAGACTAAAATGCCCCGGGCGGGGCACAGTATTTACAAGCGGTGGCATGAGTACTATTCATGGCGATCAGAGGCGACGTGGCTACCTTCATCCTGCCTAGCtgacctggccaaacgggccggcccggcacggcacggcacggcctgtgctaatcgtgcctggcccggcacggcccgccatggcacgtttaatagtcgggccgtgccgtgccggcccacgggcgctactccttggcccaggcacggcctgattaataaacgggccggcccgatggcccgtttagcacgctgggctgcacattttcagcctgctgggctggtttttaggcctgttgggctgtattttaggtatatatatatataactaaaaaatataaaaaaaattaaacgggccgtgccatgccggcccgcgtgcccaggctccaggcccaggcacggcccaaggcgtgccgcgtgccgggcaCGACCCGTTTAGCCCGTGTCGTGCCTGGCCCATGGCGGACCGTGCCGGCGTGCTCGCGGGCCGGCCTGTTTagcccggcccgtttggccagctatactGCCTAGCACTTCTTGAGGCT from Triticum aestivum cultivar Chinese Spring chromosome 3B, IWGSC CS RefSeq v2.1, whole genome shotgun sequence includes these protein-coding regions:
- the LOC123068899 gene encoding uncharacterized protein, translated to MSGWLLDSDTLYGLARSLPRSSRRYNAENSVEHGAPINTDNPEPGNHWLLKFGSLLKSKLIQGPQPKHHSSFICSTKTRLEIDLKSEGTSLLKEEQGLARGC